The Helicobacter sp. NHP19-003 genomic interval GCTTTAAGATAAAACTTCACGCCCCTTGTGTAGTTTTTGTTTTTACATGCCATTTGGGCCATCTCAAAGTAGGATTTTGGATCTTCTTGCATGCGTAAGCTCCTTGTCCCAAGGTTAAATATCTTAGCAATTTTCTTACAAAAAAAATTAATGAGATTTTTATGTCAATAAAAAATCTTTCTATCTTGTTGAAAAATTCGTATTTTTAGAGCTTTACAAACTTAACCTGCACTACACAACGAGTTACAATGAACATTGCCCAAGGGTAGGCAGTTGCCCTAAAACTTCTTCTTGTTGACATCATCAAAAATTTCCTTAGCGATGTCATTGACTTTTTGGGTGATCTGATCGGTGTCTTGGGCAATCTTAGCGTTTTTTTGCACCACGACTTCTAGTTGTTCGACCGTCTTATTGACCGCCTCAATCCCACTAGTCTGTTCTTGGACATTAGCCACAATCTCATCGATGCTTTGGATCAACGAATTGGCATTGGCTTCGATCTCACCTAAAGATTTTCCCGTCCTCTCGGCTAATTTGCGCACTTCATCGGCCACCACAGCAAAGCCCCGTCCGTGCTCGCCCGCTCTGGCGGCTTCAATGGCGGCATTTAAAGCCAAAAGATTGGTTTGGTTAGCGATGTCTTTGATGATGCCAATGATGTTTTTGATCTCTTGGGCCTGCTTGGTGATCTCTGTGGTTTGGGTGCTGGTGTTTTTCATAAAAGCAGTGATTTGGGCAATTTGTTTGGCTGTTCCCTCTAGGGAGTTGGATTGCTCTACACTGCTTTGCGAGAGAGCTTGCATGGATTCTCTTAAGACGGCACTTTGGGAGGATAATTCTTTAGCAAAAGCAAAAGAGGCACTCAGCATCTCGCGGATGTCTTGGCCTAGCATATTCGTCGTGATTTCCACAGCGCCCTTAGCCTCTGGGATTTTGGCTGTGAAGTCAAATTTTTTGTAGGCTTCAAAAACGGCGTTGATGGTGTTCATATTGCCCCCCACTTTGCGCTCTAGGGTGTCTAGCATGGTGTTGAGCACATTTTTAAGCTCTTTAAGCTGAGGGTTAGCAGGGATTTGCGTGATGCGTGCACTCAAATCGCCCGATTCAATGATCTTAGCCGTGTTAACGGACTGGGACACCGCCTGTTCATCTTGTTCTAAAGATTGTTGAATCTTTTGGATATTGGCGTTGATGACACTTGCCATTTGCCCTAACTCGTCATTGCTTTGCACTTTCAGGGGTTTGAGGGAAATTTTCTCGTGGTTTAAAAACTTAAAGAAAGAAACTAGCCCCTCTAAAACGATAGAGAGGCGTGCAGAGATGACTTTGTTAGCCAGCAACGCCACGCACACCCCCGCAATGATAAGAGAAAAAAATGCGGTCATCATGACGAGTCTTGCAAGCTCGTTTCTGTGTTTAAAAACAATATCTTTAGAGACGACAATAAAGACAGACCAAAATTGATCGACACTGCGCCACACTTTAAAATTCACCAACCCAATAAAGGATTCTTGGTGTCTAATGTTCACATAAGGAAATACCCCTTCTTTACGCTCTTTTACGGCTTTTAAAATAGCCTCTGTCAAGGGACCTGGATTGACTTCAATCAGAGGTTTTCCGATCATTTTAGTGTCTGGAAAAACAACAACTTTACCTGTAGATGAGAGCACTGCGGCAATATCCCCCCGATACACTGGGCTAGTTTTATCCATGATTGCTTGGTGCA includes:
- a CDS encoding methyl-accepting chemotaxis protein translates to MGFFNAKIGTKLVAPTIAVLLFIFTILSLVITHKSSKTLQAEAYKTLYNVAKRYTNRIFPAFGQSFTLLETLRETIQASIADHSLHEDELKKFVRITFDEANWSNYCFLYLPRAVFKGAHTKINPIPQGMEHSLPEGFYLALEDTDISHAGGIISLSTQQSADIFNSSNIKEVLQRNKDTVSEPIHIHIAGKDITTVIATILIRDGQKQPIGFISVAIDLAKMHQAIMDKTSPVYRGDIAAVLSSTGKVVVFPDTKMIGKPLIEVNPGPLTEAILKAVKERKEGVFPYVNIRHQESFIGLVNFKVWRSVDQFWSVFIVVSKDIVFKHRNELARLVMMTAFFSLIIAGVCVALLANKVISARLSIVLEGLVSFFKFLNHEKISLKPLKVQSNDELGQMASVINANIQKIQQSLEQDEQAVSQSVNTAKIIESGDLSARITQIPANPQLKELKNVLNTMLDTLERKVGGNMNTINAVFEAYKKFDFTAKIPEAKGAVEITTNMLGQDIREMLSASFAFAKELSSQSAVLRESMQALSQSSVEQSNSLEGTAKQIAQITAFMKNTSTQTTEITKQAQEIKNIIGIIKDIANQTNLLALNAAIEAARAGEHGRGFAVVADEVRKLAERTGKSLGEIEANANSLIQSIDEIVANVQEQTSGIEAVNKTVEQLEVVVQKNAKIAQDTDQITQKVNDIAKEIFDDVNKKKF